The Thermococcus alcaliphilus genomic interval CTCCCTCTTGAGGTATTAAAAGGGCTGGCCTAAGCCACTTCGTGCCGGTGAAGTAGACAAAAGTCGAGAGCGTTCTTATAACAGCACCGTCAATATCCTCCCTCTTCAAAAGCTCCTGGAACCGGTTTATTCTTTTCTCAAAAATTTTTCTTTCCATACTTCACACCTCACAAATATACGAGTTTCGAAAAATAAAAATTTAGCCAAGCTTGACAACCAAAAACTTCAAAGGTAAACTGCCAGCATTTCTGACGGCATGAGGAATATTTTTTGGAAGAAAGACTAGGACGTCTTTTTTAGCTTCCTCGCTTTCCTCCCCAACCTCCACGAGGGCTTTTCCCTTTAGGATGTAAATAAACGCATCAACAGGCGTTGTGTGCCTCTCTAAAGCCTCTCCTGGGTTTAAAGTGACAAGCATTACCTTTGCATTTTCCCTCTTGAGCAGAGCTCTAACGTTAGCACCATAGGGGTTCTCCACCCTCTCGGCTTCTTCAGCTTTAACTACAAACATCTCAATCCCTCCAGTCCAAAAGCCTTTTTTCACCCTCTATTTTCTTATAGGGTGCAATGTCCATCGTCATCTCAAGCGTCCCTATGTACTCGCCTTTCTCGTTGAACAGGGGGACATACTTGATGTAAACGTACTTCGGACCGAGCTTGAGCCAGAAAGTTGCCTCCCTCTTTCTGCCCTCCTTGAAGGCCCTGAGGA includes:
- a CDS encoding cupin domain-containing protein, coding for MFVVKAEEAERVENPYGANVRALLKRENAKVMLVTLNPGEALERHTTPVDAFIYILKGKALVEVGEESEEAKKDVLVFLPKNIPHAVRNAGSLPLKFLVVKLG